A section of the Rossellomorea marisflavi genome encodes:
- a CDS encoding bifunctional 5,10-methylenetetrahydrofolate dehydrogenase/5,10-methenyltetrahydrofolate cyclohydrolase, which yields MSTRIIDGTKISHEWRLELKIRVGELKQSGIIPGLSIILVGDNPASRSYVRLKEKACADVGIHSELHHFQSANEEQLVGLIDQLNDSAHIQGILVQLPLPGHIDPANVLGAVSPTKDIDGLHPLSIGRLATAQETFHPCAPLAIANMLQHENIPIAGRHVVIIGKSNLIGKPLGTMLLNRGATVTQCHSDTEDLFSLTRQADILISAAGKPGFIGREAIKPGALVIDAGMNRGEDGGVCGDVTADDVMGRAGLLTPVPGGIGPMTITMMLHNTVKSAMRMF from the coding sequence ATGTCGACCAGGATCATAGATGGTACGAAGATCTCACATGAGTGGCGCTTGGAATTGAAGATCCGTGTGGGGGAACTGAAACAATCCGGTATCATTCCAGGACTTTCCATCATCCTCGTCGGTGACAATCCTGCATCCAGGTCTTATGTCAGGTTGAAGGAAAAGGCATGTGCCGATGTCGGTATCCATTCCGAACTCCACCACTTTCAGTCGGCCAATGAAGAACAACTAGTTGGACTCATTGATCAGCTGAACGATTCCGCCCATATTCAGGGTATCCTCGTTCAGCTACCCCTTCCCGGCCATATCGATCCCGCCAATGTCTTGGGAGCGGTATCCCCGACAAAGGATATTGATGGACTTCACCCCCTCTCCATCGGAAGATTGGCAACCGCCCAGGAAACCTTCCACCCTTGTGCCCCCCTCGCCATCGCCAATATGCTCCAGCATGAGAACATCCCCATCGCAGGTCGTCATGTGGTGATCATCGGTAAGAGCAATCTGATCGGGAAACCATTGGGAACGATGCTTTTGAACCGTGGAGCAACCGTCACACAATGCCATTCGGACACCGAGGATCTCTTTTCCCTCACCAGGCAGGCCGATATCCTCATCTCCGCCGCAGGAAAGCCCGGGTTCATCGGTAGAGAAGCCATCAAACCTGGAGCTTTGGTCATCGATGCCGGTATGAACAGGGGAGAAGATGGAGGGGTATGCGGCGACGTCACTGCCGATGACGTGATGGGCCGGGCTGGCTTACTTACACCGGTACCCGGTGGAATCGGCCCCATGACGATTACCATGATGCTTCATAATACAGTGAAGTCTGCCATGCGCATGTTTTGA
- a CDS encoding GrpB family protein codes for MSNDNERNIPVWAYETIEIEDPDPDWMDQGIRERKELLQILSAWGVREVEHIGSTAIPDLPAKPIIDFMASISSFEDIDGVVGNLSLYDWHYVPPELDKHHWRRFFVKVENDKRVAHLHLMQEGEERWGEQLRFRNRLRADGHLADQYAALKRRIAQKFDHDREKYTEAKTTFINKVLRQ; via the coding sequence TTGAGCAATGATAATGAGCGAAATATCCCGGTGTGGGCATATGAAACAATAGAAATTGAGGATCCAGACCCCGATTGGATGGATCAAGGTATTCGAGAGCGTAAGGAACTGCTCCAAATACTCTCTGCGTGGGGAGTCAGGGAAGTAGAACATATTGGAAGCACCGCAATTCCTGATCTGCCTGCTAAGCCAATTATTGATTTCATGGCATCCATTTCATCATTCGAAGACATCGACGGCGTAGTGGGTAACTTGTCATTATACGATTGGCATTATGTCCCCCCGGAATTAGACAAACACCATTGGAGAAGATTTTTTGTGAAAGTGGAGAATGATAAACGGGTAGCTCATTTACATCTCATGCAAGAAGGAGAAGAGCGGTGGGGTGAACAACTGAGATTTCGAAATCGATTGCGAGCGGATGGACATCTTGCGGATCAATATGCTGCACTTAAAAGGCGGATCGCACAAAAGTTTGATCATGACCGCGAAAAATATACAGAAGCAAAAACAACATTCATCAATAAGGTGCTGCGTCAATAA
- the nusB gene encoding transcription antitermination factor NusB, with protein sequence MKRRVAREKALQALFQIDMSGIEPEEALSNVLEEHKMDDYLQQLVLGFVEHQDSIDAIIKGNLEKWSFDRLAKVDRNILRIGTYELLHVEDVPGKVAINEAVEIAKIFGDEQSSKFVNGVLSKVKQD encoded by the coding sequence ATGAAAAGAAGAGTTGCCCGTGAAAAGGCATTGCAGGCGTTATTTCAAATAGATATGAGCGGTATCGAGCCGGAGGAGGCTCTTTCGAATGTGCTTGAAGAACATAAGATGGATGATTACCTACAGCAGCTTGTGCTTGGGTTCGTTGAACACCAGGATTCCATTGACGCAATTATAAAAGGGAATCTTGAAAAATGGTCATTCGATCGTTTGGCTAAGGTTGATCGTAATATTTTGCGTATCGGTACCTATGAACTTCTTCATGTAGAAGACGTACCAGGAAAAGTTGCCATCAACGAAGCCGTCGAGATTGCCAAGATCTTTGGGGACGAGCAGTCCAGTAAATTCGTCAATGGAGTGCTATCAAAAGTAAAGCAAGATTGA
- the xseA gene encoding exodeoxyribonuclease VII large subunit: MEQATYLTVQALTKYIKRKFDRDPHLNGVYVKGEISNFKRHSSGHMYFTLKDEKARILAVMFSSQNQSLKFRPENGMNVLIRGDLSVYEAGGQYQIYVKDMQPDGIGALYLAYEQLKEKLKGSGYFDESRKKKIPSFPTKIAVVTSPTGAAIRDIITTIKRRYPIGEVLVYPALVQGEKAPASVAEAIHKVNEDPTIDVLIIGRGGGSIEELWAFNEEIVADAIAGSMIPIISAVGHETDFTIADFVADLRAPTPTAAGELAVPHIDDLLERVMNRKLRLIKAFKNRLNHDRQRLETLRRSYSLRNPHLVYQQKMEQLDRLNEKMDRAATSRLKERQDHTAQLTERMRRLHPDRMIKLQGERLQSMQNRLEKQYASGLKEKRQQFVSILSTMEALSPLKVMERGYSLSYNEDDSLITSVAQVQKGQSLTVRVKDGQIHCKADSIEERETHAESKEK, translated from the coding sequence ATGGAACAAGCTACCTACTTAACCGTACAAGCTCTGACGAAATACATAAAACGGAAATTCGACCGTGATCCCCACTTGAACGGTGTTTACGTCAAAGGGGAAATCTCGAACTTTAAAAGGCATTCCAGTGGTCATATGTACTTTACATTGAAAGATGAGAAAGCCCGTATCCTGGCCGTGATGTTTTCAAGCCAGAATCAATCACTGAAGTTCAGGCCGGAAAACGGGATGAATGTCCTGATCCGCGGAGATCTTTCCGTGTACGAGGCAGGCGGGCAATATCAAATCTATGTGAAGGATATGCAACCGGACGGAATCGGTGCCCTTTATCTGGCGTATGAACAGCTCAAAGAAAAGCTGAAAGGGTCCGGATATTTCGACGAGTCCAGGAAAAAGAAAATCCCTTCCTTCCCTACTAAGATTGCTGTCGTCACGTCCCCGACAGGAGCGGCTATCAGGGATATCATCACCACCATCAAAAGGAGGTACCCCATCGGGGAAGTCCTCGTATACCCTGCACTGGTGCAGGGGGAAAAAGCGCCTGCTTCCGTTGCGGAGGCCATCCATAAAGTCAATGAAGACCCAACGATTGATGTGTTGATCATCGGCAGGGGTGGCGGATCCATCGAAGAGCTATGGGCATTCAATGAAGAGATCGTTGCAGATGCCATAGCAGGCTCGATGATCCCCATCATTTCAGCAGTCGGGCATGAAACAGACTTTACCATTGCAGACTTCGTTGCCGATCTCAGGGCACCGACCCCGACTGCTGCCGGGGAGCTTGCCGTCCCCCACATTGATGACCTCCTAGAACGGGTCATGAATCGTAAACTACGGCTAATCAAAGCATTTAAAAACAGGCTCAACCACGATCGTCAACGGTTGGAAACCCTAAGAAGGTCCTATTCGTTACGGAATCCGCATCTTGTTTACCAACAGAAGATGGAGCAGCTCGATCGGCTGAATGAAAAAATGGACAGGGCAGCAACCTCCCGTCTGAAAGAGCGGCAGGATCATACTGCTCAACTTACCGAAAGGATGCGGCGTCTGCACCCCGATCGCATGATCAAACTTCAGGGGGAACGACTCCAATCGATGCAGAACCGGCTTGAAAAGCAATATGCCTCTGGACTCAAGGAAAAGCGCCAGCAATTCGTATCGATCCTTTCGACGATGGAGGCACTGAGTCCGTTGAAGGTCATGGAGCGTGGATACAGCTTGTCCTACAATGAAGATGACAGTTTGATCACCTCGGTTGCACAGGTGCAAAAAGGGCAGTCCCTGACCGTCCGGGTAAAGGATGGTCAAATCCATTGTAAGGCAGATTCTATTGAGGAGCGTGAGACACATGCCGAAAGCAAAGAAAAATGA
- a CDS encoding Asp23/Gls24 family envelope stress response protein — protein sequence MAENQNLLQMSHGKDGLGKIEIAPEVIEVIAGIAASEVEGVSQMRGNFASGVVERLGKKNHGKGVKVELAEDGILIDVYCIMQFGVSIPTVAQKIQDNIRQALLNMTALEAEEVNVHIVGVQFENQRIEPEIEEEM from the coding sequence ATGGCGGAAAATCAAAATCTTTTACAGATGTCTCACGGTAAAGACGGACTTGGGAAGATCGAAATCGCTCCGGAAGTGATCGAGGTCATTGCAGGCATCGCAGCCTCTGAAGTGGAAGGCGTATCACAGATGCGCGGAAACTTTGCATCAGGTGTCGTTGAACGCCTAGGTAAGAAAAATCATGGTAAAGGTGTCAAAGTGGAACTTGCTGAAGATGGTATCCTGATCGATGTATACTGCATCATGCAGTTCGGTGTTTCCATCCCGACTGTCGCTCAAAAGATCCAGGACAACATCCGTCAGGCACTCTTGAACATGACCGCCCTCGAGGCGGAAGAAGTCAACGTGCATATTGTCGGCGTACAGTTTGAAAACCAAAGGATCGAACCTGAGATTGAAGAAGAAATGTAA